A single Novosphingobium aureum DNA region contains:
- a CDS encoding phage portal protein, with translation MSFIDTLVAAFKGGQGRVPLARGTASPWFFADAAPHRAPYEYNAAVRRAYLDNPVAQRAVRLVAEGIGGAPLKPMDARLQSLVHATSAGQSLLETLASHLLLHGNAYVQVLKDALGNPVELFALRPERVSVVAGEDGWPSAYAYEVGGRRIAIPALDEDAGVNIVHIRHFHPGDDHYGAGCLSAADQAVATHNAASEWNRQLLENAARPSGALVYESADGNALSSDQFDRLKAELAGAFAGAGNAGRPMLLEGGLSWQAMAMSPADMDFATLKAAAARDIALAFGVPPMLLGLPGDSTHANYREANRALWRLTLLPLANKILAALSEGLAPWFANSAIAVDLDRVPALAEDRERLWAQVSDADFLTRSEKRALLGLDAPAPAPTAANSPEETRP, from the coding sequence ATGTCCTTCATCGATACGCTCGTCGCCGCCTTCAAGGGCGGGCAGGGACGCGTGCCGCTGGCGCGCGGGACCGCCTCGCCCTGGTTCTTCGCCGATGCCGCGCCGCATCGCGCACCTTACGAATACAACGCCGCCGTGCGCCGCGCCTATCTCGACAACCCGGTCGCGCAGCGCGCGGTGCGCCTCGTTGCCGAAGGCATCGGCGGTGCGCCGCTCAAGCCCATGGACGCACGCCTGCAATCGCTCGTCCATGCAACGAGCGCGGGACAGTCGCTGCTCGAGACGCTCGCCTCGCACCTGCTGCTTCACGGCAATGCCTATGTCCAGGTCCTAAAGGACGCGCTCGGCAATCCGGTCGAGCTCTTCGCGCTGCGTCCCGAGCGGGTGAGCGTGGTCGCGGGCGAGGACGGCTGGCCCTCGGCCTATGCCTACGAGGTCGGCGGGCGGCGCATCGCGATCCCCGCGCTCGACGAGGATGCAGGCGTCAACATCGTCCACATCCGACACTTCCACCCCGGCGACGACCACTATGGCGCAGGCTGCCTGAGTGCCGCAGACCAGGCGGTCGCGACGCACAATGCGGCGAGCGAGTGGAACCGCCAGCTGCTCGAGAACGCCGCGCGGCCCTCGGGCGCGCTGGTCTACGAAAGCGCCGACGGCAACGCACTCTCGTCCGACCAGTTCGACCGGCTCAAGGCCGAACTCGCCGGCGCCTTCGCGGGCGCGGGCAATGCCGGGCGGCCGATGCTGCTCGAAGGCGGCCTCTCGTGGCAGGCCATGGCGATGAGCCCGGCGGACATGGACTTCGCTACGCTGAAGGCCGCCGCAGCGCGCGATATCGCGCTCGCCTTCGGGGTGCCGCCGATGCTGCTCGGCCTGCCCGGCGATTCGACCCACGCCAACTACCGCGAGGCCAACCGCGCGCTCTGGCGCCTCACGCTGCTGCCACTGGCAAACAAGATCCTCGCCGCCTTGTCCGAAGGCCTGGCGCCCTGGTTCGCGAATTCCGCGATCGCCGTCGATCTCGACCGCGTCCCCGCGCTCGCCGAGGATCGCGAGCGGCTCTGGGCACAGGTCAGCGACGCGGACTTCCTGACCCGGTCCGAAAAACGCGCGCTGCTCGGGCTCGACGCGCCCGCGCCCGCGCCCACCGCTGCCAATTCCCCTGAGGAGACCCGGCCATGA
- a CDS encoding DNA-packaging protein, with protein sequence MHHSNQLAILLSLETGERRALLDALTEVEREELATHWRLWARPEQLPPPGDWRTWLIMAGRGFGKTRAGAEWVRAVAEADPAARIALVGASLPEARAVMVEGESGLLATAPARRRPLFEPSLRRVTWPNGAQAHLFSAQEPETLRGPQHSHAWCDEVAKWDNASARANRTWDNMMFGLRLGPRPQALATTTPRAVPLMHRILEEGEDTLVVTRGTTNDNAANLPASFLDQTRRTFGRSLLGRQELDGELIEEIEGALWSRAMLEACRTGDTPQLTRVVVGVDPPAGTGGDACGIVVAGLAADGSAHVLADASVEKASPERWARAVATACECWQADRVVAEANQGGAMVASVLRAASLSLPLRLVHASRGKVARAEPVAALYEAGRVRHAGTFAELEDEMCGLIAGGAYQGPGRSPDRADALVWALSELMLGKTAAPRVRMA encoded by the coding sequence ATGCACCATAGCAACCAGCTTGCCATCCTGCTCTCCCTCGAAACAGGCGAGCGACGCGCCCTTCTCGACGCACTCACCGAAGTCGAACGCGAGGAATTGGCGACGCACTGGCGGCTCTGGGCGCGGCCCGAGCAGCTGCCCCCGCCCGGCGACTGGCGCACCTGGTTGATCATGGCCGGGCGCGGCTTCGGCAAGACCCGGGCCGGGGCCGAATGGGTCCGCGCCGTCGCCGAGGCCGATCCAGCCGCGCGCATCGCCCTCGTCGGGGCCAGCCTGCCCGAGGCGCGCGCGGTCATGGTCGAGGGCGAGAGCGGACTGCTCGCCACCGCGCCCGCTCGCCGCCGCCCGCTGTTCGAACCCTCGCTGCGCCGGGTCACATGGCCCAATGGCGCTCAGGCCCACCTTTTCTCGGCACAGGAGCCCGAAACCCTGCGCGGCCCCCAGCACAGCCACGCCTGGTGCGACGAGGTCGCCAAGTGGGACAATGCCTCGGCGCGCGCCAACCGCACCTGGGACAACATGATGTTCGGCCTGCGTCTCGGCCCCCGCCCGCAAGCGCTAGCGACCACCACCCCGCGCGCGGTCCCGCTGATGCACCGCATTCTCGAGGAAGGAGAAGACACACTCGTCGTCACCCGTGGCACGACGAACGACAACGCGGCGAACCTGCCCGCGAGCTTCCTCGACCAGACCCGCCGCACCTTCGGACGCTCGTTGCTCGGGCGCCAGGAGCTCGACGGCGAACTGATCGAGGAGATCGAGGGCGCGCTGTGGTCGCGCGCCATGCTCGAGGCCTGCCGCACCGGCGACACGCCGCAATTGACGCGCGTCGTCGTCGGCGTCGATCCGCCCGCCGGAACCGGTGGCGATGCCTGCGGGATCGTCGTTGCCGGACTGGCCGCCGACGGCAGCGCGCATGTCCTCGCCGACGCCTCGGTTGAGAAGGCAAGCCCCGAGCGCTGGGCCCGTGCGGTCGCTACCGCTTGCGAATGCTGGCAGGCCGACCGCGTCGTCGCCGAAGCCAACCAGGGCGGTGCGATGGTCGCCAGCGTGCTGCGCGCCGCATCGCTTTCGCTACCGCTCCGGCTGGTCCACGCCAGCCGCGGCAAGGTCGCCCGCGCAGAGCCCGTCGCGGCGCTCTACGAGGCGGGCCGGGTACGCCACGCCGGTACCTTCGCCGAGCTGGAGGACGAGATGTGCGGCCTAATCGCCGGCGGCGCCTATCAGGGCCCGGGGCGTTCGCCCGACCGCGCCGACGCGCTGGTCTGGGCACTGAGCGAACTCATGCTGGGCAAGACCGCCGCACCGCGCGTGCGCATGGCCTGA
- a CDS encoding YqaA family protein, translating to MLRRLYDWTMAKASHRHAEGWLAAVSFVESSFFPIPPHPLLGLMCLAEPKKAVRFALITTLFSVFGGIFGYLIGYFVYDLVGQPMLEALGLAKSFPKVRCYFQQHGELAVLLGAMTPLPFKLLTIMAGFMKMNFLTFVISALVGRGAIFMTVGVLFRLFGAPIKAVIDKHLGKVTVLFGVLLVGGFAVITLIGGSAGGDKGASSECAASAEAAPAP from the coding sequence ATGCTGCGGCGTCTCTACGACTGGACGATGGCCAAGGCCTCGCACCGACATGCCGAGGGCTGGCTGGCCGCAGTTTCCTTCGTGGAATCGAGCTTCTTCCCGATCCCGCCGCATCCGCTGCTGGGCCTGATGTGCCTGGCCGAGCCGAAGAAAGCGGTTCGCTTCGCGCTGATCACGACACTGTTCTCGGTGTTCGGCGGCATCTTCGGCTACCTCATCGGCTACTTCGTCTACGATCTCGTCGGCCAGCCGATGCTCGAGGCGCTCGGACTCGCCAAGAGCTTCCCCAAGGTGCGCTGTTACTTCCAGCAGCACGGCGAACTGGCGGTGCTGCTCGGCGCGATGACCCCGCTGCCGTTCAAGCTGCTGACGATCATGGCCGGGTTCATGAAGATGAACTTCCTGACGTTCGTCATCTCGGCACTGGTCGGCCGCGGTGCGATCTTCATGACTGTCGGCGTGCTGTTCCGCCTGTTCGGCGCGCCGATCAAGGCCGTGATCGACAAGCACCTGGGCAAGGTTACCGTGCTCTTCGGCGTGCTGCTGGTCGGCGGCTTTGCGGTGATCACGCTGATCGGCGGCAGCGCAGGCGGGGACAAGGGAGCCAGTTCCGAATGCGCCGCCAGCGCCGAGGCCGCACCCGCCCCCTGA
- the spt gene encoding serine palmitoyltransferase: protein MTDMLSENETAGHADLFSKFDPLIQMRANLLDSGVEDPFGLVMERVLSPTVAMCNGRETILLGTYNYMGMTFDPDVIEAGKQALDDFGSGTTGSRVLNGTYVGHKAVEEALCDFYDMKHAMVFSTGYQANLGIISTIAGKGDYIILDIDSHASIWDGCKMGDAEVVPFKHNDIEAMEKRLRRIPEGAGKLVILEGVYSMLGDIAPLKEMIAVAKKYGAMVLVDEAHSMGFIGPKGRGVAEEQGCLDDVDFVIGTFSKSVGTVGGFCVSNHPKFEIMRLVCRPYVFTASLPPSVVATACTSIRKLMDAGEKRAHLWENSKTLHKGLRDAGFQLGTEEPQSAIISVIMPDLERGAGMWEALLHEGLYVNLARPPATPANMTLLRCSLCAEHSAEQVEQIIGMFARAGKTAGIL from the coding sequence ATGACCGACATGCTCAGCGAAAACGAGACCGCAGGCCACGCCGACCTGTTCAGCAAGTTCGACCCGCTCATCCAGATGCGCGCGAACCTGCTCGATTCCGGCGTCGAGGACCCCTTCGGACTGGTGATGGAGCGCGTGCTCTCGCCGACCGTGGCGATGTGCAACGGGCGCGAGACGATCCTTCTCGGCACCTACAACTACATGGGCATGACCTTCGATCCTGACGTGATCGAGGCGGGCAAGCAGGCGCTCGACGACTTCGGTTCGGGCACCACCGGCAGCCGCGTGCTCAACGGTACCTATGTCGGCCACAAGGCAGTCGAAGAGGCGCTATGCGACTTCTACGACATGAAGCACGCGATGGTGTTCTCGACCGGCTATCAGGCGAACCTTGGCATCATCTCGACGATCGCGGGCAAGGGTGACTACATCATCCTCGACATCGACAGCCACGCCTCGATCTGGGACGGGTGCAAGATGGGCGACGCGGAAGTCGTGCCCTTCAAGCACAACGACATCGAGGCCATGGAAAAGCGCCTGCGCCGCATTCCCGAAGGCGCGGGCAAGCTGGTCATCCTCGAAGGCGTCTACTCGATGCTGGGCGACATCGCCCCGCTCAAGGAGATGATCGCGGTCGCCAAGAAGTACGGCGCGATGGTGCTCGTCGACGAGGCGCACTCGATGGGCTTCATCGGCCCCAAGGGGCGCGGCGTGGCCGAGGAACAGGGCTGCCTCGACGACGTCGATTTCGTCATCGGCACCTTCTCCAAGTCGGTCGGCACGGTCGGCGGCTTCTGCGTCTCGAACCATCCCAAGTTCGAGATCATGCGTCTGGTCTGTCGCCCCTACGTCTTCACCGCCAGCCTGCCGCCGAGCGTGGTCGCCACCGCCTGCACCTCGATCCGCAAGCTGATGGATGCGGGCGAGAAGCGCGCGCACCTCTGGGAAAACTCCAAGACGCTGCACAAGGGTCTGAGGGACGCCGGCTTCCAGCTCGGCACCGAGGAGCCGCAGAGCGCGATCATCTCGGTGATCATGCCCGACCTCGAGCGGGGCGCGGGCATGTGGGAAGCGCTGCTCCACGAGGGGCTCTACGTCAATCTCGCGCGTCCGCCGGCGACCCCGGCCAACATGACCCTGCTGCGCTGCTCGCTGTGCGCAGAGCACTCGGCCGAACAGGTCGAGCAGATCATCGGCATGTTCGCCCGCGCTGGAAAGACCGCCGGGATCCTGTGA
- a CDS encoding acyl carrier protein, with amino-acid sequence MDRAETSARITALIEPFNKKDVAITDATRFTDDLEFDSLTVMDFVAAIEDEFDIIISMNQQAEIENFGQLVDAVIKLKG; translated from the coding sequence ATGGACCGCGCAGAGACTTCGGCCCGCATCACCGCCCTGATCGAGCCGTTCAACAAGAAGGACGTCGCGATCACCGACGCGACCCGCTTCACCGACGACCTCGAATTCGACAGCCTGACGGTGATGGACTTCGTCGCCGCGATCGAGGACGAGTTCGACATCATCATCTCAATGAACCAGCAGGCCGAGATCGAGAACTTCGGCCAGCTGGTCGACGCCGTGATCAAGCTCAAGGGCTGA
- a CDS encoding response regulator — protein sequence MAKRILVVEDNNLNRKLFCDVLTSQGYEVEPVADGLDALDRARDFIPDLVIMDIQLPNVSGLDLIESAKRDPQLREIPMLAVTAYAGKGDEERIREAGAEGYLAKPVSIGPFMQAVRSLI from the coding sequence ATGGCAAAGCGAATTCTCGTTGTCGAGGACAACAACCTCAACCGAAAGCTGTTTTGCGACGTGCTGACCAGCCAGGGATACGAGGTGGAACCCGTCGCCGACGGGCTCGACGCGCTCGACCGTGCGCGCGATTTCATCCCCGACCTCGTCATCATGGACATCCAGCTGCCCAATGTTTCCGGGCTCGACCTGATCGAGAGCGCCAAGCGCGACCCGCAGTTGCGCGAGATCCCGATGCTGGCGGTGACCGCCTATGCGGGCAAGGGCGACGAGGAACGCATCCGCGAGGCAGGTGCGGAAGGGTACCTCGCCAAGCCGGTCTCGATCGGACCGTTCATGCAGGCGGTACGATCGCTCATCTAG
- a CDS encoding DUF3572 domain-containing protein, with protein MLRTPPSPADGPGSDPQALALNALGWVLADEDRAQRFLALTGLTPDALRAALGEPATLAGVLEFLCAHEPDLVGAAEALGVDPQVIVAAREKLGA; from the coding sequence ATTCTTCGAACACCGCCTTCCCCCGCTGATGGCCCCGGGAGCGATCCCCAGGCCCTCGCTCTCAACGCGCTCGGCTGGGTGCTCGCCGACGAGGACCGCGCGCAGCGTTTCCTCGCGCTCACCGGGCTGACTCCCGATGCCCTTCGCGCCGCACTGGGCGAACCTGCGACGCTGGCAGGCGTTCTGGAGTTCCTGTGCGCGCACGAGCCCGACCTCGTGGGTGCGGCAGAGGCGCTCGGTGTCGATCCGCAGGTGATCGTCGCCGCGCGTGAGAAACTGGGCGCTTGA
- a CDS encoding HAD family hydrolase: MNRPLLITDCDEVLLHMVSHFSAWLAEAEGVICDLDCAEFFRSMRRKGADGSAGELLDETEMWALLGRFFDDQMHRQTPVPGAIETIKAIREHADVVVLTNLQDHRREAREMQLLEHGLDLRVFTNQGPKGPALQAILDEYRPSRAVFVDDISQHHDSVGAIAPEVRRLHLCAEPRIAGFIPCAFEAGHAHARIDDWNEARTWLFEQLDLEMQS, translated from the coding sequence ATGAACAGGCCGCTGCTGATTACCGATTGCGACGAGGTGCTGCTGCACATGGTCTCGCACTTCTCGGCCTGGCTGGCCGAGGCAGAGGGCGTCATCTGCGACCTCGACTGCGCCGAGTTCTTCCGCTCGATGCGCCGCAAGGGTGCGGACGGCAGCGCGGGCGAGCTGCTCGACGAAACCGAGATGTGGGCTTTGCTCGGCCGCTTCTTCGACGACCAGATGCATCGTCAGACCCCCGTGCCCGGCGCGATCGAGACGATCAAGGCGATCCGCGAACATGCCGACGTGGTGGTGCTCACCAACCTGCAGGACCATCGCCGCGAGGCACGCGAGATGCAGCTGCTCGAGCACGGCCTCGACCTGCGCGTCTTCACCAATCAGGGGCCCAAGGGACCTGCGCTCCAGGCGATCCTCGATGAATACCGCCCCAGCCGTGCGGTCTTCGTCGACGATATCTCGCAGCACCACGATTCGGTCGGTGCGATCGCCCCGGAGGTGCGCCGCCTGCACCTCTGCGCCGAACCGCGCATCGCCGGTTTCATCCCCTGCGCCTTCGAGGCCGGACACGCCCACGCGCGCATCGACGACTGGAACGAAGCGCGCACGTGGCTGTTCGAACAACTCGACCTCGAGATGCAATCCTGA
- a CDS encoding RidA family protein produces the protein MSEIEARLSELGLALPEPAAPVAAYVPVVEAGGLAHVSGQLPFVGGQLVTGRLGEEVSLEEGVVAAQACGVMILAQLKAALGSLERIEKIVKLGVFVNSTGDFSDQPKVANGASELMVAVFGEAGKHARSAVGVPVLPLGAAVEVDAIVAVKPA, from the coding sequence ATGAGTGAGATCGAAGCACGCCTGTCCGAACTCGGCCTCGCACTGCCCGAACCGGCCGCTCCGGTCGCGGCCTATGTCCCGGTGGTCGAGGCGGGCGGCCTTGCCCACGTCTCGGGCCAGCTGCCCTTCGTCGGCGGCCAGCTCGTGACCGGGCGCCTTGGCGAGGAAGTCTCGCTCGAGGAAGGCGTCGTCGCGGCGCAGGCCTGCGGGGTCATGATCCTCGCGCAGCTCAAAGCCGCGCTCGGCTCGCTCGAGCGCATCGAGAAGATCGTCAAGCTCGGCGTCTTCGTCAATTCGACCGGTGATTTCAGCGACCAGCCAAAGGTCGCCAATGGCGCGTCCGAGCTGATGGTCGCGGTCTTCGGCGAGGCGGGCAAGCATGCGCGCAGCGCGGTTGGCGTACCGGTGCTTCCGCTCGGCGCCGCCGTCGAAGTGGATGCCATCGTTGCCGTCAAGCCTGCCTGA